In Acidisarcina polymorpha, the DNA window TCGGCTTCAAAGGCGCGGAGGCGGCTGATTCCGATCAGTTGCTGTTGAGCGACTGCGAGATCCTGATCCCCGCCGCAACTGAAAATGTGATCACCAGCCGCAACGCCGATCGCATCAAGGCGCGCATTGTCTGCGAAGGTGCAAATGGTCCGACGACGGCGGTCGCGGATGAGATTCTGGCCGACAAGAAGATATTTATCATTCCCGATATCCTTGCCAACGCCGGCGGAGTGACGGCTTCTTATTTCGAGTGGGTGCAAGACCGTCAAGGCTATTTCTGGAACGAGGCCACGGTGAACGAACGCCTCGAGGCGATCCTAAGGGAGAGCTTTGACGACGTGGTTCGTTATGCCGAGGCGCACAACGTGAACAACCGGATTGCCGCCTACATGCTCGCCATCGACCGGGTTGCGTTCACGATCAAACAGCGGGGCATTTACGCCTAGGTTCCGGTTTTCTGCCTAGGGGTTCCGGCTTTCTCAAGGGTCTGCAGAGACCCGGGCAGAGATCGAGGGGCCGGTCTTAGCCGCTGGGACCTGCGATGCGGATCTTCGCCGGCTGGACTGGGTCGCCGGATTTCTTTATTCCGTACCGTGGTTTCGGGTGGGTGACGGGTGGTTGGGCGTGGCGAAAGTGGCGGGCTCAGCAGCGAGAACGCGATAAAGCGTGGAACGGCTGACGCCGAGCAGTTTCGCGGCGCGCAGCTTGTTCCCTCGAGTGTGCTGGAGGACCTTATGGACATGGAATCGAATCACCGCGTCCAGGTTCCAGCTAGGCTCCTCAGTCGACTCAGTGCCCCTTGGCCCTGGATTCAAGGGGACGGACTGAGGAATCAGCGAAGAGAATGGCGGCAGGTCGATGGGACGAATCCATTGGCTCGTGGTTTCGAGGCATGCGGCCGTAATGACCTGGTCCAGCTCCCGCACATTACCGGGCCAGCCATGGCGAAGCAGGGGAGCGATGGTCCCGGGACCGAGCCCTCGTACGGTTTTGCGGTACGCCCGGCTGAAGCGCTGGATCAAGGTCTGGGCGAGCATGGGTATGTCTTCGCGCCGTTCGCGGAGAGCAGGCAGCCGGAACCGCACCGCGTACAGCCGTGAGGCAACATCCTGGCGAAAGGGGGAGGGCGGATCAGCTTTCCTAAGCGGGATTGAAGAAGAGAAGGCCACCTGGGCGGGCAGGCCTGTCCCGGGCGTCGGTTCTCCATCCTGGGAACCAAGTTCAAGTTGGCTCGCCTGAGAGGGTTGGTGGTCAAACCAGCGAAGAAAATCAGCCAGCATGTCTTGTTGATCGGGCGAGAGTTGATGGACGCGGTCGAGAAAAAGCATTCCCCGGTGCGCTTGTTCGAGCGCGGCAGTTGACCAGCGGGCGCCGCCTCCGCCTTCCGAGGGAGTGAAGAACCGGGATGCGAGACAGGGAACAAAAGGACCGTCCGCTGCGGATCCGTTGGCATGAAGCGCCCGGGCCGCGAGAGTCTTACCCGTCCCGTCTTCTCCCTCGAGGGTAAAGAGGGTGAGGCGGGGAGCCATTCGCTGCATTTGCAGAATCAGCTGACGCATGACTGGGCTTCGGCCAGTCAGTCCGAAGATGTTAGGAGGGTTTTCAAACTCCGACTCAGCATACGCCGACACCGCTTGCACTGACGTGTGCTGCGGGGAGGAATGTAAGAGAGAGGAAGCTGCTCCTTTGGCCGATCCACTCCATTGCGAACTGGATCGCGCCGTCGAGCCCATGTTCACCTTCCATCGAAACGATCGATTTCCCTGGAGCTTAGGAGCTTAGTTCCCGGCAAGTGCGGTCAAAGCGCAGTTGCCTGTTCCGGTTATCGGCGGCTTCGATAAGAAGTTGACTCGGCCGGGTGTGAGGGGAAGGGCTGTGCCTTAGGCAAAGCTTTCTTGCAGTCGGTGGTGGGCGGAGAAACGAGCCATTCTTGCCGACTCCGCAGGAAAATCAAAACGGCGAACCCAGGAATCTGACGGTATATTCGACTGGCTTATTGGTTGGGGAAATACTTCGACTGCGCGTTTGCCGTCCACGGGTCATAGTGCTTGGCGAACGAGGCGCGCCACCAGAGCGGAGGATGGTCGGCGGTCCAGAAGGTCACGAACGCTGAAGGATTCGGGGTAGCGAGCCCGTTCTCGCCGAGTAACTGAAATGCGGCCCGGCCCACCCTTTGAGGATCGGCGACGATGCCATGCACCACCTCCTGACCATAGATGTCAGCCGCGTGTTCGAGACTACGGCTGAACGCACTCTGAACAGGTTCGCCTAGAAAATCGATCAGGCTGAGAACCAGGACAAAGACGACCAACGCGGCCCAGTCGTCCTGGGTCCGGATGTGCCAACGTGGGCCGAAGCGAGCCAGCAAAAACTGGAAGAGATGAAAACCCAGGAAGAACGAGACGAGGATGAAGATAAACGCGAAGAGCATGCCACGGAGAATGTGCCCTAGGACATAATGTCCCATCTCGTGTCCGAAGATAAAGAGGATTTCGTCGGGACTCGCCTTGGCCAGGGATGTATCCCACACGACGATTCTTTTCGAAGCGCCAAAGCCGCTCACGTAGGCATTCAATGTTGTGACCTTGTCGGAGGCCTTCATGAGAAACATCCTCTCCGGAGGAATGTCGATACCCTTGCCCCGAGCGACGACGCGCTCGAGCTGAGTAACCAGTTCCGGATCGGAATGAGAGAGCGGCTCAAATTTATTAAAAAGGGGAGCGATCACGTAGGGCTCGGCAAAGACCGCCAGCAACGAAAACGCCATGGTGGGGATCCACAGCCAGAGCCACCAACGGCGCGGGAATCTGCGAATCAGATAAAACAGAAGCATCACGCCCAGTCCGCCGAAGAGATAGTTCAGGCCGAAGCTCTTTGCCTGGTCGGCGAGCCAGCTACCCCAGCCTTGAACGCTCAATCCGTAAGCCGATTGAACATGGTGCTCATAAACGTTGAGGGGAAGACTTAGCACCGTCATGAAGAGCAGAAACTCAAAGAAGAAAAGAAAGCACTGCACCCAGCGATTCTTTGAGAACCCGGCGCGGTTGGAAAGATTCATTGCCACATTGCGCATGCGCGCGGCAATGTGCCACTGGAGGGTGAGGAAGAGCGCAAGCATTCCCAACAGCGGGGTCCCGAAGGTCAATGCCACCCGGACACGAGCGAGGGCGTCGGATTGAGCTAACTTGTCAGGCGGCAGGACATAGGCGGAGTGGTCGCGCTCGGCCGCCGCTATCGCCGCGGCCTCGGTCGGGGTGGTAGCAGCGTTGACCGTGATCGCTGCGAAGAGGGTAAAGGTGAAGAGGAAAAGCAGAAAACGCAGATGCATCAGTCCTTCAGGCCGGGTCGAGTAGGGGTCAATGCTGCATCACTTAAACCGAGATGATTCAAATCGTACAGCGTAATGCAACGAGGCGTAAATGCAAACGAGGCATCGCAGGCATCGTAACGCGACGAGACAATCTGCTGGTTTTATTCTCCTGACCTGCGCACCCGGGAGGAGGCGACATCGGAGGCGATGACGCCATCGCGGATATGGACAATCCGGTGGGCGAACTCCGCGATATCGGGTTCGTGGGTGACCACGATGATGGTATTGCCGCGGGCGTGGAGTTCGTCGAAGAGCGCCATGATCTCGTCCCCGGTCTTCGAATCGAGATTGCCTGTCGGTTCGTCGGCCAGGATGATCGACGGGCGGTTGATCAGGGCCCGGGCGATGGCGACGCGCTGCCGCTGGCCGCCGGAGAGTTCGTTAGGCTTGTGATTCATGCGGCCTTCAAGGTTGACGGCGCGAAGCGCAGCGGTAGCCCGTTCAATGCGCTCCGCCGCGGGGGTGCCGTTATAGATCAGCGGCAGTTCGACGTTGTGCAGTGCGGAGGCCCGGGCAAGCAGATTAAAAGTCTGAAAGACGAAACCGATTTCGCGGTTGCGAATGCGGGCGAGTTCATCGTCGTTGAGGTCGCTGACAAGATGGCCATTGAGCCGGTAGGTCCCACGGCTAGGCGTGTCCAGACAGCCAATGATATTCATCAGCGTCGACTTTCCCGAGCCGGAGGGTCCCATAATCGCGACATACTCGTTGTGCCGGATCTTGAGATTGATCCCCTGGAGGGCATTCACCTGCTGCTCGGAACCCATATCATAGGTGCGCCAGATGTCTTCAACGACAATGACATCGCCCTGCGGCACGGTGACGGGTTTGGATGCATCCGCTTCGCTGATCATCTGGAGGGCCATCGATACTCCTGATTCTTTCCACTTCACTCTGTTCTGGAGCAACAGAGATACCGCTATTGTGTGCCTAGAACGACTCGCAATCTGCAACGAAGGACCGGCTCATCTCGACTTCAGTTTACGTATTTTCCAAGAGGCTAGTTCCGTGATTCGCTGTCTTCGCGGGCTGGCGGACCTCTCGAGGTGAAAAATACTCACGATGAACTCGAGTCAGCATCCTTGGTGACCGCCGGCGTGGTGTCGATTTTGACTGGAGCGCCATCTTTCAGACTTCTAAGGATGCGATAGGTACCGGTCACGATCTCGTCTCCAGGTTGCACGCCGCTGGTCACCTCAATATCGGTCGCGCCGGTGATGCCGGTGGTGATGGGAACGAAGACCGCCCGCAGCTTTCCATTTTGTTTTCGAAGCACGAAGACTCCTTGCTGCGGCTTCACGGGCGCGGTCGGGCCACTGCTCGCCGCGACGGTGGCCACGTGGCCCTGGGCGTCCTTGGCTGGAGGCGTATAGAGTGTGAGCGCCTGGATCGGGATGGTGACTGCATTCTCTTTCCTGGCCGTCGTGATCTTGGCGGTAGACGATAAGCCTGGGCGCAGCTCGTCGGAGGTCTGATCGATGGTCACCACGACCTTGAAGTCCTTGGCTTCCTCGGTTCCGCTGGTGCTCTGGCTGGTAGCGACGCCGGTTGAGCGAAGCAGCGCCTGGTCGCCGACTTCGGTGACGTGGCCTTTGAAGACCTTACCGGGGAGGGCATCGACACTGACGTCGGCGGGCTGGCCGAGGGCAACATTCACGATGTCGGTCTCGTCGACCTTGACCTCGGCGGTGATGACCGACATGTCGGCAAGGGTCATCAGCGTGGAACCCTGCGCATTCTGAATGCCGACGACGACGGTCTCTCCTTCGCGCACCGGCAGGTTAGTGACGATTCCGTTGAACGGAGCCTGGCTGACGGTCTTATTGAGGGAATCGACATTGCTGCGGAGTGTGGCGACCTGGGTGCCAAGATGACCGCGGGCGGAGTCGGTCTGGGCCTTGGCCTGGGCCAGGGCCGCATCGTTTTGGGCGACGGTTGCGACGGCGACGTCGTAGGCTGATTTCTTGGCGTCAAAATCCTGTTTCGAAACAAGCTTCTCATTGTAGAGAGACAGATACCGGTCGTAATCGAACTTCTTCTGTTCGAGGTCTGCCTTGGATTTCTCGAGGTTGGCCACCGCTGTATTCTCGGCCGCAATGTAGGAGGAAATGTCGGTCTTGGCGGCGGCGATAGCTGCCTTTTGAGCGTCCACATTGGCTTCCGGCTGAACATTCTCCACCGTGGCCAGGATCTGACCGGTCTTCACCTTATCTCCCTCTTTGACATAGAGGTGGGTGATCCGTCCGAAGGCAGTCGCGCCGATGTTGACGTACGTCTTTGGTTTGATTTGTCCGGTACCACTCACCACCGAGGCGAGATCCTGCCGAACCACCTTGCCGGTAATCACTTTAGTATAACCAGACTGGGCTCGAACCACGGTCAGCCCAATCAGCAGACCGGCAACGACCAAGACCGCAATGGCAATCAGGATATTCTTCTTCACGTTTCTCGTCCTGTGTTGGAGAGGTTAGTTAACAACAAGCTTTCCAGATCAGGTTGTCCAAGGCACTCGCTGCAATCGTCCCCCGCTGAAGGTAGCGAATGCGGGGCTAGTCCCGCCTCCACTCTTATCCTCACGCGGGGCAATGCTTGCAGTCAGATACGGTGGCCGTGCCATCGAAGTTCCCAGAAGCCCTGAGAAATCGGCATGCACGATCAAGACTTGATCAAGGCCGATTTGCAGGTTGACGTACAGAGATCGAGGGCTTTTCTGCAACGATCGCCGGCTTTTCTACGCAGTGAAAGCATAACAGGCTGCCGCGGCTCCTGGCAGGGAATCCGGATCGACACGGGTATTCAAGGAATTGACAGGGAATCGCACGAAGCAGCTTGAAACCCCACGCTTCAGGACTTAAGATCAAGAATGCAGAAGAAGTAGGAGTAACGAGCCTTTATGTTAACGTCCTCTCAGTTCCAGGCCATCCCTGTTGCATCATCAAAGACTTCCTCTTCCGCAAAATTATGGATTGCCGCACTTGGCGCATTGCTGTTCAGCGGAGTACCGTTCGGAGTAGCGCAGCAACCTTCCACCCCTCCGGCCGCGGGTGGCGCCAGCAATGCCCCGGCCGCCAGCCAACCTGCTGCCAGCCCGGATCCAAAATTGGCTACCCGCCCTGCGGATGCTTCGACCCCGGACTCCGGCCAAGATGATCCACTCAAGCGCAAGCTATCCGACAAGGAAAGGTTCAAACAGCAGAAGGACGTCAGAGAAGAGCTGAAGGGCCCGTACAAGAAGTGGGTGAATGAGGACGTTCACTGGATCATCACCGATCAAGAGTTGAAGGCCTTCAAGAGCTTGAGCAATGACGAGGAGCGGGATAATTTCATCGAGCAGTTCTGGCTCCGCCGGAACCCGAACCCTGATTCTCCTGAAAACGAATTCCGCGAAGAGCATTACCGCCGCATCGCTTACGCCAATGAGCATTTCGCCGCCGGCAAACCTGGCTGGAAGACCGATCGCGGCCACATGTATATCTCCTTCGGCAAGCCGGACAGCATTGATGCTCATCCGAGCGGCGGCCAGTACGATCGCCCGCAGGACGAAGGCGGCGGCTCGACATCGACCTTTCCTTTTGAGATCTGGCACTACCGCTACCTGGAGGGAGTCGGCGACAACATCGATATCGAATTTGTCGACACCTGTATGTGCGGCGACTACCACATGACTATCGACCGGTCGGAGAAGGATGCGCTGCTGCATACTCCCGGAGCGGGTCTGACTCAGCAGGAAGAATTGGGGCGTTCGAAGAAGGCGGATCGATTCAACGGCGGTCTTGAAAATCTGGGTGCGGGGCCCATGTCCAGCAGCAACCAGAGCAAACAGTTCGACCGCATTGAGTTGTTCGCCAAACTCCAGGCGCCTCCGCCAATCAAGTTCAAGGATATGGACCTTGAGGCGTACATGAGCCAGCACAAGCTTTTGAATGGACCCTACTTCCCGTTCGATGTGCGCACCGACTATGTGAAAGTGACCGATGATACGGTGCTGGTTCCGGTCACACTGCAGATCAAGAACCGCGATATCACGTTCAGCTCCAAGGACGGGGTTTCCAAGGGCGAGATAACCATCCAGGGGCGGGTCACAACCATTACCGGCCGTATCGTGCAGAGCTTTGAAGACACGGTTTCCGTCGAGGAACCAAGCGAGCTGATGGCAAAGGTGCTCGACAACGCGAAGGTCTATTGGAAGGCGCTGCCGTTGCGTCCCGGCCGTTATCGTATCGACATCGGCATCAAGGATGTCAATAACCCCGACCACGTCGGTCTCTGGGCACAAGCGGTTGAGGTTCCCAAATATGATGAGGACAAACTCTCGGCGTCCTCGCTTATCCTGGCGGACAAAATGGAGCGGGTCCCGTCGAAGCAGATCGGCACGGGAAACTTCATTATCGGGAATACCTACATTCGTCCCAGGGTGATGCAGACGGAAGCCACCCCGGCGACTTTCAAGCGCGACCAGCGGCTGAATTTCTGGATGCAGGTTTATAACCTGGGCATCGATGAGAAGAGCCGGCAGAACTCGGCCACGATCCAGTACGAAATTATCAATTCGGCAACAAACCAGTCGGTCTTGAACAGCTCCGAAGACAGCAAGAATCTTGGGGCAAACCAGGACCAGGTTACTCTCGAAAAGTCGATGCCGTTGGACAGTCTGACGCCAGGGAAATACACGGTCAAGATCTCAATCAATGACAGTATTTCGAAGCAGACCATTGCGCAGAGTGCTCCCTTTACTGTTGAATAGGTGGAATCAGTGGAAAGACGGCCATCAGAGCTGTCATCCCTTCACTTTTCTGTCAATACTGAAGTCTTATTAGGGAACCAGGCTAGGGAGCAAACAACGACTCAGAGTGACCGGAAGATTCTCCAGATTCGGTAGTATGGTGGCGCTGCTCGTTGCGGTTGGCGCAATCGCCCTGAACGCCCCTCACATGAGCGCTCTCGACGAGCCAACCGCGCTCACCGGGATCGTGCGAGATGGGCGGGGTGTACCTCAGGCAGGAGCTACCGTCGAGCTACTTCGGCCCGACACTTCGGTGGTGGCGAGCGTCTTCACCGACGAATATGGGCGATTTCTTTTAGCCCACCTGATTCCCGGCACCTACAGCCTGAAAGCCACAGGCACCCTCTTCCTCCCCACCCTGAGGGAGAACCTTCAAGTATTGGCCCATCGCCGTATGGCGGTGAATCTGACATTGTCTACGGTGGTCGAAGCATTCCAGTGGCTGCCAGCCAAACGCCGGACCGTGGATGAACCGGATG includes these proteins:
- a CDS encoding sigma-54-dependent transcriptional regulator, which translates into the protein MGSTARSSSQWSGSAKGAASSLLHSSPQHTSVQAVSAYAESEFENPPNIFGLTGRSPVMRQLILQMQRMAPRLTLFTLEGEDGTGKTLAARALHANGSAADGPFVPCLASRFFTPSEGGGGARWSTAALEQAHRGMLFLDRVHQLSPDQQDMLADFLRWFDHQPSQASQLELGSQDGEPTPGTGLPAQVAFSSSIPLRKADPPSPFRQDVASRLYAVRFRLPALRERREDIPMLAQTLIQRFSRAYRKTVRGLGPGTIAPLLRHGWPGNVRELDQVITAACLETTSQWIRPIDLPPFSSLIPQSVPLNPGPRGTESTEEPSWNLDAVIRFHVHKVLQHTRGNKLRAAKLLGVSRSTLYRVLAAEPATFATPNHPSPTRNHGTE
- a CDS encoding GWxTD domain-containing protein, which gives rise to MLTSSQFQAIPVASSKTSSSAKLWIAALGALLFSGVPFGVAQQPSTPPAAGGASNAPAASQPAASPDPKLATRPADASTPDSGQDDPLKRKLSDKERFKQQKDVREELKGPYKKWVNEDVHWIITDQELKAFKSLSNDEERDNFIEQFWLRRNPNPDSPENEFREEHYRRIAYANEHFAAGKPGWKTDRGHMYISFGKPDSIDAHPSGGQYDRPQDEGGGSTSTFPFEIWHYRYLEGVGDNIDIEFVDTCMCGDYHMTIDRSEKDALLHTPGAGLTQQEELGRSKKADRFNGGLENLGAGPMSSSNQSKQFDRIELFAKLQAPPPIKFKDMDLEAYMSQHKLLNGPYFPFDVRTDYVKVTDDTVLVPVTLQIKNRDITFSSKDGVSKGEITIQGRVTTITGRIVQSFEDTVSVEEPSELMAKVLDNAKVYWKALPLRPGRYRIDIGIKDVNNPDHVGLWAQAVEVPKYDEDKLSASSLILADKMERVPSKQIGTGNFIIGNTYIRPRVMQTEATPATFKRDQRLNFWMQVYNLGIDEKSRQNSATIQYEIINSATNQSVLNSSEDSKNLGANQDQVTLEKSMPLDSLTPGKYTVKISINDSISKQTIAQSAPFTVE
- a CDS encoding efflux RND transporter periplasmic adaptor subunit produces the protein MKKNILIAIAVLVVAGLLIGLTVVRAQSGYTKVITGKVVRQDLASVVSGTGQIKPKTYVNIGATAFGRITHLYVKEGDKVKTGQILATVENVQPEANVDAQKAAIAAAKTDISSYIAAENTAVANLEKSKADLEQKKFDYDRYLSLYNEKLVSKQDFDAKKSAYDVAVATVAQNDAALAQAKAQTDSARGHLGTQVATLRSNVDSLNKTVSQAPFNGIVTNLPVREGETVVVGIQNAQGSTLMTLADMSVITAEVKVDETDIVNVALGQPADVSVDALPGKVFKGHVTEVGDQALLRSTGVATSQSTSGTEEAKDFKVVVTIDQTSDELRPGLSSTAKITTARKENAVTIPIQALTLYTPPAKDAQGHVATVAASSGPTAPVKPQQGVFVLRKQNGKLRAVFVPITTGITGATDIEVTSGVQPGDEIVTGTYRILRSLKDGAPVKIDTTPAVTKDADSSSS
- a CDS encoding M48 family metallopeptidase, which produces MHLRFLLFLFTFTLFAAITVNAATTPTEAAAIAAAERDHSAYVLPPDKLAQSDALARVRVALTFGTPLLGMLALFLTLQWHIAARMRNVAMNLSNRAGFSKNRWVQCFLFFFEFLLFMTVLSLPLNVYEHHVQSAYGLSVQGWGSWLADQAKSFGLNYLFGGLGVMLLFYLIRRFPRRWWLWLWIPTMAFSLLAVFAEPYVIAPLFNKFEPLSHSDPELVTQLERVVARGKGIDIPPERMFLMKASDKVTTLNAYVSGFGASKRIVVWDTSLAKASPDEILFIFGHEMGHYVLGHILRGMLFAFIFILVSFFLGFHLFQFLLARFGPRWHIRTQDDWAALVVFVLVLSLIDFLGEPVQSAFSRSLEHAADIYGQEVVHGIVADPQRVGRAAFQLLGENGLATPNPSAFVTFWTADHPPLWWRASFAKHYDPWTANAQSKYFPNQ
- a CDS encoding ABC transporter ATP-binding protein, encoding MALQMISEADASKPVTVPQGDVIVVEDIWRTYDMGSEQQVNALQGINLKIRHNEYVAIMGPSGSGKSTLMNIIGCLDTPSRGTYRLNGHLVSDLNDDELARIRNREIGFVFQTFNLLARASALHNVELPLIYNGTPAAERIERATAALRAVNLEGRMNHKPNELSGGQRQRVAIARALINRPSIILADEPTGNLDSKTGDEIMALFDELHARGNTIIVVTHEPDIAEFAHRIVHIRDGVIASDVASSRVRRSGE